A portion of the Lolium rigidum isolate FL_2022 chromosome 1, APGP_CSIRO_Lrig_0.1, whole genome shotgun sequence genome contains these proteins:
- the LOC124681964 gene encoding probable inactive histone-lysine N-methyltransferase SUVR2, translating to MSSNKERGLKAWNAMKALGFTKTKVGKVVKRLFKLFDDNWEPIEEDNYRILIDAMLEDGSNEPMPATTSQGVDEDPAALSHQGMNEDSGPHSSTWARQEYQHPHSSASASRYDVDVSDNESSLIKRPRMSSADRVHGRALQPASQAIMALPAVHQSGGHGEPSARVTRSKDKDLLLESPQGVLLLEESKPESEFDVRAASVDKRLNIGGGKNMLIKHGKTRGMLTSGADARVSIVNHNQNLDSSQHAVKNGVGSTVQNNNQQEPSVEFDVASSTMGEVKMSLKCKFDPSEVCINLDEVFKMIEDRCLRSYKTLPPDFSIGKMMNEVCQHVAEYGAALSKVQSNGGSSQEEAVAPFVKPLACQRAANGIVFPGSSAPESSGPSFQNWVVPYESELPSEQRPLHDVADISKGEERVRIPIKNDFTDESCPPLFYYIRKNLVFQSAYVNTSLARIGGDNCCAGCSGNCLLAPLPCACARSTADDFAYTPEGLLRTSFIDECIAVNQFPEKHNKFYCEACPIERYKTEALPDPCKGHLARRFIKECWSKCGCDMQCGNRVVQRGITCNLQVFFTSEGKGWGLRTQDGLPKGAFICEYVGEILTSSELHGRIVENAKNGKHLHQLLLDASWGSQGAPRDEEALCIDPTFYGNVGRFVNHRCHDANLVLIPVEVETPDHRYYHLALFTAKKVEASEELTWDYGIDFDASDSTDRAFRCMCGSQYCRDRKNSRKRARAAASRN from the exons ATGAGTTCCAACAAGGAGAGGGGCCTTAAGGCCTGGAATGCCATGAAGGCTCTCGGCTTCACCAAGACGAAGGTCGGCAAGGTTGTCAAGCGCCTCTTCAAGCTCTTTGACGACAACTGGGAACCAATTGAGGAGGACAACTACCGCATCCTCATCGATGCCATGCTCGAGGACGGAAGCAACGAACcgatgcccgcaacaacctctcAG GGGGTGGATGAGGATCCGGCTGCTCTCTCGCATCAGGGGATGAATGAGGATTCTGGGCCTCACAGCTCAACATGGGccaggcaagagtaccaacaccctcACTCTTCTGCTTCTGCTAGTCGGTATGACGTAGATGTCAGTGACAATGAAAGCTCCCTCATCAAGAGACCCAGAATGAGCTCGGCTGATCGTGTGCATGGACGGGCGCTGCAACCCGCCAGTCAAGCAATTATGGCTTTGCCAGCAGTGCACCAATCTGGTGGCCATGGAGAACCTTCTGCTCGTGTCACCCGCAGTAAGGATAAAGATTTGCTGCTTGAAAGTCCCCAAGGTGTTCTCCTCTTAGAAGAGTCCAAGCCTGAATCTGAATTTGATGTTCGAGCTGCTTCTGTTGACAAGCGTCTCAACATCGGAG GTGGGAAGAACATGCTAATTAAAcatggtaaaacaaggggcatgtTGACTTCTGGCGCTGATGCTAGAGTTAGCATAGTTAACCACAATCAAAATCTGGACAGCAGCCAACATGCCGTCAAGAATGGGGTGGGATCTACTGTTCAAAATAATAATCAGCAGGAACCTTCTGTCGAATTTGATGTAGCTTCATCCACTATGGGTGAGGTGAAGATGTCATTGAAATGCAAGTTTGACCCTTCAGAGGTCTGCATTAATTTGGACGAGGTCTTCAAAATGATCGAGGATAGATGTCTCCGCTCATATAAGACCCTTCCTCCTGATTTTTCAATTGGCAAAATGATGAATGAGGTATGCCAACATGTTGCAGAGTATGGTGCTGCGCTTTCTAAAGTTCAAAGCAATGGTGGCAGCTCGCAAGAAGAGGCCGTGGCACCTTTTGTGAAGCCGCTTGCGTGTCAGCGTGCTGCTAATGGTATTGTTTTCCCAGGATCATCAGCACCTGAATCCTCAGGACCCAGCTTTCAGAATTGGGTTGTTCCTTATGAGTCCGAGTTACCTTCTGAACAAAGGCCACTCCATGACGTTGCTGACATTTCAAAGGGAGAAGAACGGGTTAGAATACCCATTAAAAATGACTTCACTGATGAGAGCTGCCCGCCATTGTTTTACTACATCAGAAAGAATCTCGTCTTCCAAAGTGCTTATGTCAACACCTCACTCGCACGGATTGGTGGTGATAATTGCTGTGCAGGTTGTTCAGGCAACTGCTTATTAGCACCACTTCCATGTGCCTGTGCAAGGTCAACTGCAGATGACTTTGCATATACACCGGAGGGCCTGCTTAGGACATCATTCATTGACGAGTGTATTGCTGTTAATCAGTTCCCAGAAAAACATAACAAGTTCTACTGTGAAGCTTGCCCTATTGAAAGATACAAGACTGAGGCCTTACCAGATCCATGCAAAGGTCATCTTGCCAGAAGATTCATTAAAGAGTGCTGGAGTAAATGTGGCTGTGATATGCAATGCGGAAACCGTGTGGTTCAGCGGGGGATAACATGCAATCTGCAG GTGTTTTTCACAAGTGAAGGGAAGGGCTGGGGGCTACGCACACAGGATGGGCTGCCGAAAGGGGCTTTCATCTGCGAGTATGTTGGAGAGATACTAACAAGTTCTGAACTACATGGAAGAATCGTTGAGAACGCCAAAAATGGCAAGCATTTGCATCAACTGCTCCTTGACGCAAGTTGGGGTTCTCAAGGGGCACCAAGAGATGAGGAAGCTCTATGCATCGACCCGACATTTTATGGAAATGTTGGGCGATTTGTCAACCACAG atgccatgatgcaaattTAGTTCTCATCCCGGTTGAAGTTGAGACTCCTGATCATCGCTATTATCAT CTTGCATTGTTCACCGCCAAGAAAGTCGAGGCTTCTGAGGAGTTAACATGG GACTATGGCATCGACTTTGATGCTAGTGATAGCACCGATCGGGCATTCCGTTGCATGTGTGGAAGTCAGTACTGCCGCGATCGTAAGAATTCAA GGAAGAGGGCCAGAGCAGCTGCAAGTCGAAACTAG
- the LOC124669552 gene encoding mitochondrial import receptor subunit TOM9-2-like, which produces MASSSSAVSKRGGGGDSGGVLAAISRSAVAQHGRDAAAVAGKLLRSTGKAAWIAGTTFLVLVVPLIIEMDREQQMVDLDLQQQALLGAPSLAK; this is translated from the coding sequence ATGGCGTCGTCCTCCTCTGCTGTGAgcaagcgcggcggcggcggcgactcggGCGGCGTGCTGGCCGCGATCTCGCGGTCGGCGGTGGCGCAGCACGggcgcgacgcggcggcggtggcgggcaaGCTGCTGCGGAGCACGGGCAAGGCGGCGTGGATCGCCGGGACGACCTTCCTCGTGCTGGTGGTGCCGCTCATCATCGAGATGGACCGCGAGCAGCAGATGGTCGACCTCGACCTCCAGCAGCAGGCGCTCCTCGGCGCGCCGTCCCTCGCCAAATAA
- the LOC124669763 gene encoding protein PROTON GRADIENT REGULATION 5, chloroplastic-like, which produces MAASVSSGLRALPTWSSSVSGDDHLAMSSVSMRPRSARPLRTPTRMGNVNEGKGIFAPLVVVTRNIVGRKRFNQLRGKAIALHSQVITEFCKTIGADPKQRQGLIRLAKKNGEKLGFLA; this is translated from the exons ATGGCTGCCTCCGTGTCATCCGGGCTGCGAGCTCTTCCGACGTGGTCGAGCTCTGTCTCCGGTGACGACCACCTGGCCATGTCGTCGGTGTCGATGCGGCCCCGGTCGGCACGGCCTCTTCGGACACCCACGAGGATGGGCAACGTAAACGAGGGCAAGGGCATCTTCGCGCCCCTGGTGGTGGTGACGCGCAACATCGTCGGACGCAAGCGCTTCAACCAGCTCAGGGGGAAGGCCATCGCGCTGCACTCCCag GTGATCACCGAGTTCTGCAAGACCATCGGCGCCGACCCGAAGCAGAGGCAGGGATTGATCCGGCTCGCCAAGAAGAACGGAGAGAAGCTTGGATTCCTTGCCTGA
- the LOC124669656 gene encoding nuclear transport factor 2-like has protein sequence MASAAAAAANQVGTYFLRNYYNLLQQNPDVVHQFYNEASTMIRVDDVTGISTTANSMMDIHSLIMSLNFTQIEIKTANFTNSWGDGVIVMVSGLVQTKEYINQRKFIQTFFLAPQEKGYFVLNDYFHFVDQEQVQPAQGIPQENFETNLASTVQTSPEYIHEEESQTTQYAVPMPSEENDAVDNYAYSEPPQQVVSHSDNWGDEPLPEEPVSSFSNGMAVAPEEPVQQLPVQAPHVEEPVGEPVKKTYASILRSAKAPPPVPVAQAVPVNKPRPATESNQAAPVMTSSMAADKPKSDYYGEAHEEEESRSVYVGNVPSNVLEADLENEFKKFGQLIPEGVAIRSRKETGGYYAFVEFEELSGVHNALRASPLEINGRQIYVEERKPNSGIRGGRRGGRGGRFGGSSGGGGGARGYARGDEYNNNSSRGRSNGYQRAPHGERGILGARN, from the exons atggcttcggcggcggcggcggcggcgaatcaA GTGGGGACGTACTTCCTCCGCAACTACTACAACCTGCTGCAGCAGAACCCCGATGTCGTCCACCAGTTTTACAACGAGGCCAGCACCATGATCCGCGTCGACGACGTCACCGGAATCAGCACCACCGCCAACTCTATGATG GACATTCATTCACTCATCATGTCCCTCAATTTCACCCAAATCGAGATTAAAACTGCCAACTTTACCAACTCATGGGGAGATGGGGTGATTGTTATGGTCTCTGGTCTTGTACAGACCAAAGAGTACATCAACCAACGGAAATTTATCCAGACGTTTTTCCTTGCACCTCAGGAGAAAGGTTACTTTGTTCTCAATGATTATTTCCACTTTGTTGACCAAGAACAAGTGCAACCTGCACAGGGGATTCCTCAGGAAAACTTTGAGACCAACTTGGCGTCGACCGTCCAGACCA GTCCAGAGTACATTCATGAAGAAGAAAGTCAAACAACACAATATGCTGTTCCAATGCCATCTGAAGAAAATGATGCCGTTGACAACTATGCTTACTCTGAGCCACCACAGCAAGTCGTTTCTCATTCGGACAACTGGGGAGATGAACCTCTTCCAGAGGAACCAGTTTCTTCCTTTTCAAATGGAATGGCAGTGGCACCAGAAGAGCCAGTGCAACAACTACCTGTGCAGGCTCCTCACGTAGAGGAACCTGTTGGGGAGCCCGTAAAGAAGACCTATGCTTCCATT CTAAGAAGCGCGAAAGCCCCACCTCCGGTCCCTGTGGCCCAGGCTGTACCTGTGAACAAACCTCGCCCTGCAACCGAGTCAAACCAGGCAGCACCGGTTATGACTTCATCGATGGCAGCAGATAAGCCCAAATCTGATTACTATGGGGAAGCCCATGAGGAAGAAG AGAGCAGATCTGTTTATGTTGGGAATGTACCATCAAATGTACTGGAGGCTGATCTTGAGAATGAGTTTAAGAAGTTTGGCCAGCTCATTCCTGAAGGCGTTGCTATTAGAAGCCGCAAG GAAACTGGTGGCTACTATGCTTTTGTGGAATTCGAGGAACTCAGTGGTGTCCACAATGCATTACGG GCTTCACCACTTGAAATAAATGGGCGGCAGATATATGTGGAGGAGCGGAAGCCTAACAGTGGAATAAGAGGAGGAA GAAGGGGTGGCAGAGGAGGTCGCTTTGGTGGCAgcagtggcggcggtggaggtgcccGAGGATACGCCAGAGGCGACGAGTACAACAACAACAGTAGCCGTGGGAGGTCGAACGGCTACCAGCGTGCCCCTCACGGCGAGAGGGGCATACTAGGGGCGAGGAACTGA